The Saccharomyces paradoxus chromosome XV, complete sequence DNA window tttagaaCAATAAGTGGGGTCTCTTTATTCTGATTTGTTGTATTCTAAACGAAggagttttttttgttgtttcttAATAACTGGTCTTTTtaattaaatgaaaaaaatgtcaggCATTTTTTGTGTTAAAATATTGTACTCTTTTTTAGAAGCTGGAGTAATCTAAAAAAAGCTAAACACCACTATTAccatttttcctttcccAAGTTGTTGCTTCGCGAGATTATCGCTGctatattattattattattatcattattatcacCTGTTTTCgctttcctctttttttatattaacTCCTACACTTCTTACTGTAATAAAATTTATGATAAACATTGTATAAAAACATTATAGACgactatatatatgtgtgtgtgtgtgtgtgtatgtatgtatCGTATAACGATTTTTAAAaagtattatttttttcacgCTTTTCAATACAAAGTGTTTCAATGATCCTCTAAGCAATCGGCGGTATTGCAATTGGCAGCATCGTCGATGAGACAAGTGGATTCCGAAACGCCAGTACCGCATGTCGTCGGTCTTAACGAAAGGGAATCATTTTGTGGATGAGCATCTTGGGACCCTCCCGCTCTTTCGGTCGACGTGATCCCTCTGTCAATAAACTCCGGCTGCAAAGTAGCGGAGTGAATACCATAGCGGTGAAGCTTTGATCTAACAGTTTTGGCCAGTTCAGTAAATTGGTCCGGGCTGATATCTAGTTGAATATGCAAAGATGCAATGAAAATGGACTCTGTTAAATTCCAAATATGGAAGTCATGAATAGCTATGATTCCTGGTATCTGCAAAAGATCTCTTTCAACTTGATCACCGGATAAAGCCGAAGGCGTCGCTTGCAACAAGATTTTGGAAGCCTTGCACGATAGAGGAAGCGCAGAGGAAAATATTATACCTGTGATTACCAATGAGACAAGCGGATCTGTATAATACTTCCAAGAGTAGTCGGTCttccaaatgaaaaatgctGACAACATAACCCCAATGTTACCAAGAGCATCACCCAAAACGTGAAGAAACACACCATGCATATTTAAAGATCTCCTGCCCTTATTGTATTCTGTATCATTGCCGCCGCTGGCAATAGTATGGCTAGATGTTGAGTATGATGGCGTCTTGGACGTATTCTCCGGTGTCAGCAGTCTAGTGTTTTCGTTCATGAAACTATTCACTACAGCATTAGGCATAATCTCATCAATGTTATCAGTACTATCCATTGGTGTAGCGTTCCCTGTTTCGTCAACATGAGCATGTGTGTGCGTGTGAGGTGATGGCATATGGATCCCGTCGTCGGCAAAGATGCCCCCATGGGAATGTCCGTGTCCATGTCCATGCTCTTGATCATTGTCGTGGAATAAGAAAAGTCCAACGGTGTTCGATATCAACCCTGCGATGCCCACATATAAGACAAACTTAGGATTTTCAATTACAGGGGGAGCAATAATTCTCTGTAGTGCCTCAATCAGAATTGAGACGCATAAGGCGATTAGAAAGACGGCGTTAATTAAAGCACCCAAAATCTCAGCTCTTTTCCAACCATAAGTATACGTTGAATCCGGATTTCTGTTTTTGGCAACATTTACGGCCCAAAGTGCAACCACAAGAGAAATTATATCGTTTAGCATATGGAATGAGTCTGCAATTAGGGCCAGAGAGTGGGATAAGTACCCAGTGGTTATCTCTATCACGAAAAACACTGTATCCAGCAGCAGCAAGGATATAATCCTTATTTCTTTGCTTCCcagtttcatttttactCGGTCCTTTCTTGCCTTATGTTAACTTTCTTTCAATAGATATGAAGCACTATTTTTGacagaagagaaaaatattggCTATTAGAGTATAACCCAAAAACGCTTATCGAGCACTCAAGTAGAATATATAAGACCAATTATTCCCTCTATTGTTTAGATATTCAGCATACGGATGATCCTTCTGCTTTATGTGGATTGTCAGCATATTGCCTTCGtacagaaaatgaaaatgcaCTACTGAAAACGGGTGGGCGGATGTATGAGTGTATAGTATACACCCGAtttttttaccattttcaagaCCGGAACTATGACTATAAGTGATATGCGGCCATCAACGGCCGTGGAGTGTTACGCATGGGAACCCACATGAGTCAGCAATATTTAATGTAAGGTGATTAGACGTAGTAAGTGCTGAAAGACCGGTTGAATCGTAAAGTTCTTAAAAGGCGCCTTCTTACACACTTTTTGTTCTCCTTCGTGCAATGTCTCCTGGTCACATGATTCATTTATGCATTACCTTTGTAAACTTCGTGCCATACCGCCAGCCacaagtgaaaaaaataaaaaaataccgTTAGGTTGAAAACTAGATACTGTTTAGCATAGATTATATTGAACCGTTAAATTCCCTATAATGTACTTAAAATCTTTTGCTACGATAAACCGTTTCATTCCAGTATGATGAGGAGTGATGGGTAAGCATTCTTGGTACGTATTATTTCAAGAGTTTTAAGAAAGGGTATTGGACATCATATTATAAGCcgacaaaaaattgattataTTTAGGTCCGCGGTAGccactttatttttttttttttttggggtTGGGGGATTGGAAAAGACAGGggaaaagcaaaaaataaaagtaaagaaatatGAAGATTAAGCCCACTTTGATATCTCAATATTTAATATAGCTCACGAAAGCATTGGACGTGctcatattttcttgatgtATTAATTATGCGCAGTCTCATGCTTATTCCCATCATCCAAGCACGAGAGGAACCCGCCGACAAATGTTATAATAGTCACATTTATAAGGGGAGAGGGTCTTTTCGGTCCGCACAGAGCGGGCGGAGAAAACGTAACGACAAGACAAGAATACGTCACCTAAGCTACCAGAAACGTCACTACGTTGTAAACGTAACACCGATTAATGCACCTTCCCTGCTGCTCACAGTGGAAAGTGATCAGGGTCAACTAGCGCAACCGATGGCACCGGCAATATTTTATAGCACGCTGGTCCTCTGACAAGCGATCAAGCCGCGCTAAGCGCGCAGGAGAGAATCTACCTAGAAAATGGATGAAGGAGGCTTGGAATACCATCTTCTATAAGAAAATAACAGGGACAATAGTGCAGTCGATCACGCCCTGCCAGGAACATGATCACCGCCATGTGAAGATTTATGCAAGTTACAGGCACATACACATCACATTATACGAATGACATAGGGGCACCCACCCATCGCATATCAGGAGAACGTCCTTATGCATACGGGATAACTAAGGTACGTTGTTCTCGcgcgttttttttttcttttgctttttttggttcCTTTCGCGGATATCGTATTATCGATATTACAACAAAAATGTTTGGAGATCTCCTTCACTGACTTTAAGTAAAAGGCTTTAACCGCctatttttctctctttcttcttttttgcccCTCACTCATCCTGGAACAATTGTAGTATATTTAGTAAGTTAAAAAGTACTTCGCAttggaaaactttcaaGGGTACAAAGACCAGAACAAACacaaaagacaaaaaaaagacaacaaTATGGTTGCTCAATATACTGTCCCAGTTGGGAAAGCCGCCAATGAGCATGAAACCGCtccaagaagaaattatcAATGCAGTGAAAAGCCGCTCGTCAGACCGCCAAACACCAACTGTTCCACTGTTTATGAGTTTGCTCTGGAGTGCTTCcagaagaacaaaaattcCAATGCTATGGGTTGGAGGGATGTTAAGGAAATTCATGAAGAATCCAAATCGGTTATGAAAAAAGTCGATGGCAAGGAGACTTCTGTAGAGAAGAAATGGATGTATTATGAACTATCGCATTACCATTATAACTCCTTCGATCAATTAACTGATATCATGCACGACATTGGTCGTGGGTTGGTTAAAATGGGGTTAAAACCTAATGATGACGACAAGTTACATCTTTACGCCGCCACTTCCCACAAGTGGATGAAGATGTTCTTAGGTGCGCAGTCTCAGGGTATTCCTGTCGTCACTGCTTACGATACTTTGGGAGAGAAGGGGTTGATCCATTCTTTGGTGCAAACAGGGTCTAAAGCCATCTTTACAGATAACTCTTTGTTACCATCGTTAATTAAACCAGTCCAGGCCGCTCAGAACGTAAAATTCATAATTCATTTCGATTCTATCGATCCTGAGGACAAGAGGCAACGTGGTAAGATCTATCAATCTGCTCATGATGCCATCAACAAAATCAAGGAAGTGAGACCTGATATCAAGACCTTCAGTTTTGACGACATCTTGAAGCTAGGTAAAGATTCCCGTAACGAAATAGATGTTCATCCACCTAACAAAGATGATCTTTGCTGCATCATGTATACTTCAGGTTCTACAGGTGAACCAAAGGGTGTTGTCTTGAAACATTCAAATGTTGTCGCAGGTGTCGGTGGTGCAAGTTTGAATGTTTTGAAGTTTGTGGGTAACACCGACCGtgttatttgttttttgcCACTGGCTCATATCTTTGAATTAGTTTTCGAATTATTGTCCTTTTATTGGGGGGCCTGCATTGGTTATGCCAACGTGAAAACTTTAACCAGCAGTTCCGTGAGAAACTGTCAAGGCGATTTGCAAGAATTCAAGCCCACGATCATGGTTGGTGTTGCCGCTGTTTGGGAAACAGTaagaaaaggaattttAAACCAAATCGATAACTTGCCCTTCCtcaccaaaaaaatcttctggACCACGTATAATACCAAGTTGAACATGCAACGTCTCCACATTCCTGGCGGGGGCGTCTTAGGCAATttaattttcaaaaaaatcagaacTGCCACAGGTGGCCAATTAAGATACCTTTTGAACGGTGGTTCGCCAATTAGTCGAGATGCTCAGGAGTtcatttcaaatttgatatGCCCCATGTTGATTGGTTACGGTTTAACCGAAACATGCGCCAGTGCTACCATCTTGGATCCTGCTAATTTTGAACTCGGCGTCGCGGGTGACCTGACTGGTTGTGTCACCGTGAAACTAGTTgatgttgaagaattaGGATACTTTGCTAAAAACAACCAAGGTGAAGTTTGGATCACAGGTGCCAACATCACGCCAGAATATTATAAGAACGAGGAAGAGACTTCTCAAGCTTTGACCAGCGATGGTTGGTTCAAGACCGGTGATATCGGCGAATGGGAAGCAAATGGTCACTTGAAAATCATTgacagaaagaaaaacttgGTTAAAACAATGAACGGTGAATATATTGcccttgaaaaattagaatCAGTTTACAGATCTAACGAATACGTTGCTAACATTTGTGTTTACGCTGACCAATCCAAGACTAAGCCAGTCGGCATTATTGTACCAAATCATGCTCCATTAACAAAGCTGGCCAAAAAATTGGGAATCATGCAACAGAATGACAGTTCAATTAATATCGAAAATTACTTGGAGGATTCAAAATTGGTTAAAGCTGTTTATTCCGACCTTTTGAAGACAGGTAAAGACCAAGGTTTAGTCGGTATTGAATTGCTAGCAGGTATAGTGTTCTTTGACGGCGAATGGACTCCACAAAACGGCTATGTTACGTCCGCTCagaaactgaaaagaaaggacATTTTGAACGCTGTCAAAGATAAAGTTGACGCCGTCTATGGTTCCTCTTAATGGAGCTACATCTCCACGATAGCAAGCCTCGTTATACTAAAGCCCTTTTCGTTTTCTGCTTTAGAACTgctaacaataataaaatagaataaaCAGGCTATCTTGTTTGGTTGTTActgcctttttttctttaccaGTCATATCAACTCATTTACGTATGTTCGTAATTTATAATAACATGTTAAAAATGGCATATACTGATATATTTATGAACACGCTGAATAATTAAAATTCACATATAATGTTTTAGATAACAACGTTGACTGCCGCATGACAGTCAATTAAGGACTAgccatatatatatatatatatatttagtCAAAGCGCCCGCCCACATAAGAAGCATAACCAGAGGAGGCCTCGTCTGAAAAATGGACCCTGGGTTATTTGTTGAGCTGACAAAACACCAGGGATATTGATTACCGTAGTGCGATTATTCAGTGACTCTTCAGTATTCATTTCAACAACTCTCTACACATCATAGAACACAAACCATGGCAACCAGCCGCTCCCACACATTGTCACATAGaatggaagaagaggcACTAGAAGCTCACCCATCCTTTACGAAATGTTTTGTTTCTACGCCCGCCTTCACTTTTTTGCCTCGGTCGCCTATCAGGCACGCCCGGCACCGCGTGCCTGAGAGAATAGAAACAATACTTCTTCAGATTATGTAAATTTCTCAACAGTTTTACCAGGCACAAGGGAATGACGCGTAAATTTCGAATTTATCAAGTTTGTTGAGTGGTCTGTTGTTAGTACTTTTTACGGGCACGCGTAGTTGACACATTACGTGCGTCAGGTGGACCACTGATTTTCTACTCCATTTGCAGCAGAACGCTCTGgtgtaataggataataGTTTACTTCCCGTTGAATCGATTGAACGATGCTACTGATAGACAGCAATATCGGGGGTCCGGAAACAACGTCATTCATTGGCTTAGAATGATTTGCCTGCTTATTCATTTACATTACGAAAAATTGTGGCCTTCGTAAACATATGATGAAATGCACTATCTTTTGGTTGGAAATCCAACAAATTACTCATTAACGCCGTTGGTTTTCActtctcttcatttttttatttctcaaTACGAAGGGATTTATTCTTGGCattgttgaaattttcGGCATTGCCCACAAAATTTATTCGGCGTTTATTTTCTGATCCAGGTTCAgcaaagagaaagaaaatctaACCTATTACCCCACCTTAAAGTGTAAGATGGAGTGATTGAGGTGTTACCCGGAGAAACGGATATAAGATGGAAATGGATGGGTATTCAAAGTTAGTctcgaagaagaaattaccGAGATGaggtaaaaataaatgggTAGAGTACCTAGGTAAGAACGAGGAAATAATTCCAAGATTAACGTTGATGAACTACAGCACAGACTCTGCTAATACAGTTTATGTGGGGAATATAGATCCAAGGATAACCAAAGAACAGCTTTATGAACTTTTCATTCAGATTAACCCAGTTTTAAGGATTAAGTATCCGAAAGATAAAGTTCTGCAAACCTATCAAGGCTACGCATTCATCGAATTCTATAACAAGGAAGATGCTCAATAtgtgataaaaataatgaataatACCGTCAAGTTATATGACCGATTGATAAAAGTTCGTCAAGCAACCAACTCCACAGGAACATCTAATTTATCTTCTAATACCTCTAAGGACATAGTATTACCTATTGCTAAGTTGTTCATAAAAAACCTAGCAGATTCGATAGAAAGTGACCAACTAGCGaagattttcaataaattcgGAAAGACAATAGGTGAACCCAAAATTTTCCACCTATCAAACGGAAAACTAAAATGTGCgtatatttattttgaggactttgaaaaagctgATTTGGCAATAAAATCCTTGAACAACCAATTAGTAGCCAATAACAGAATTGCGGTTGATTATGCCTTCAAGGAAGATGGCAGAGGTAACGCAAAATACGGCGATGGCGTTGATAGGCTGTTGAATAAAGAGGCATTAAAACACAACATGTTAAAATAAGATCCCGCTATTAATCCATTATATACTTTGCCCGTTAAAGATACCATAGCGGGCACAATCCTAGCAAAGGCTTCGCCAACAGTaggatatatatatatatatatatataaatgtatatatgtgcGTTGCGGACTGTATTAATTTCTGCGcttcttaaatttttctcACTTCTCCCTCATAATTAAACGAAGCAGATTTCCCTGGATTGTATGTAGGATGCGTACACCGAGTTCCAGAGATCACAAGCTTGGTGTTCTAGCTCTGGATCCTTagccttttcttccttgACGGTACATTCAAACTCCTTCATTGATGGATAATTCCAAGGCTTGGCTAATGGATAATCTGAAAAATGTATGTACTTGGAGTATGCAACAGTGCCGTTTAATCCTGCCGGAATATCGTCACCATTTTTGTCCAGTGTCTTATAGCCCAAAACGTCATTATAGATCATAGAATAGTGCTGGGGGTTTCTCAACGACCCCGTCAGTAAGCCGTACCTTGCAAACGGCAAAACCAACACCTCCGGCTTGAAAAGTTTCCTAACTTtcctgaagaaaataaactgTTCATAAATAATCTTCTTTAAATTGTAcatttcttcattgatCAAATCCATATCgtatttttccttcttgttTAAAATTTTAGGCAGCGTAACGCCgacaatttcatcaaatacCTCCTTTGAAGGACTAATAACCATTAAATTAGAAGCAAATTTTAATTTTCCAACCTTTTTACTACTTTGGAAATCGAATAACGGCGATAAAGATGATGTAGAACTTATAATATCTTGGGCTATGTTATTCGAATCCAAGTACAACGAATGTGGCAAACTTGGTAAGTGGTTGTAAATCATCTGACCTTTTGCAATCCTTCTAGTTAGCACTTTTGTGTACGACCCAAGATTGATAGGTTGCTTTTCACGGTGTTGCGTTTCATGGTACgacttttccaaatcacTGTTAGACAAAAACCAATACGTTAACGGGGCTGCAAATCTGATATAATCGGGTAGAAAGAATAATTCGTCTAAATTTGATCTTAAAATCGCATCGTTATCAAGATAAATCACACGATTAAATTCTGTTTGGTTAAATACCAGTAATTTCGTTAAACTTTCATTCCAAGGCGTAGTATCCTTTGGCTTCACAATATTGTCTATGAACTTAATAACGACCTGGCTCTCATCTATAGCTTGAATTTTGTCAAGAAGCAACTTAATATAATCTACGTTTGAAGAAGTGTTTGAGTCTAACAGATCTTTAGATATCAAAAGAACTAATTTGGCCTTTGTTCCAAACTCCTGTTTTAGattattgaagatgatCAGCGTATTGCACAGATAATCCGCGTTCGTAACATAATTCACGTATGCAAACTTCGACCACTCAATAACTTCATTATTCTTCAACTCTTTATCTAAACGGGTGGCATATAACTCATCTATCGTTTTCTCAGGTATCTGCTTAATCTCTAATGGGTTGTAAATTTCGTGAAGCCCATCTTTTCTCTGCTGGAAATACTTCTTATAGTactttatttcttcattgtattgaaaatgaacGATACACCTTGATATTATAAATACAGTGAGGACACCGaacaaaataaatacaacaaatctgattcttcttttggaCACCAACCTCATAATTGGTATGATGGGGCGAAGTATACAGTTTAGTAAAACAATATGACTATGTTGCTCACAAGAGGTCGGTATTTGTTCCCCGGTGATTTCAACTAATCCACCAGCCGGATGCAGTACAATCGCTACCAATGAACGAGAACTGAGCGCTAGTTTATAGTGTACCAGATGCTAGTTTTGCCCAAACGGTCGCGTACTGAGCGGAACGAGGTAGTATAGAAATCATATTTTAGAAAGCCctacattttttcaaaacccTAAAAGACATGTTAAAGTAACCCTACATCATTGTTGGCggctattttttcaatgtcaaAACATCTTATCCACATTTTCCAAATGAATAGCtctcatcaaaaaatgtcagTGAAATAATCATTGGAATATGCTCCTAAATGCAGCAATTCTTAAAAGGTTAGAGGATActaccaaaaaagaaaagtaatCTGTTTGCTTCCATTTCCGCTGAAAAAGGAATGTAAAACATTCGCTGCGACTTAAAAACGCAACAGTGTTACTCCGCCTAAATAGTATCTTCTTAACTTTTGCCTTCTTACTTTGTTTCCCTTCCTCTATAAGTATACTGTGTTCTTTTATAGCGACCATCCCAGGAACATTGCAACTAAAAGGAACCCGCGCCGGATTAGTATGGCAAATAACTTAACGAATGTTTGCGTTAACGAAAATGTGTATGTAGAGAATGAATGAATCACCACCCTGGAAAAACTCGTTTAAGAACAAAACTCAGATCTGAACTAGGCACTCGCGCCCTTTAATTGAATATCGCGACGCGAGAAAAGGCAAATATAATAGAAGGACACCTGGTCAGTGAACAATAGAAAATCTCGAAAGAAGGGCGTTCCAACAGCTCCCTTGACGTAAGATTAAAACGAAGAATCCTCTCCTCCGAACACCGGCAAATAAAATAACATACAATGCCGTACAGAGTGGCGACCGGCTATAGTGAAAAAAGTACCAACGATGAGTTGATATGGAGAAGGCCAATAGTGAAAGAGGAACTCGAGAATGGTGACAATTTCTTAATGGATGATGCTAAGTCATATGATAAAGTCAAGAACGAGAACGCAGTATCACACCTAGATACCATAGTTATGCCCATCATTTTCACTGCACTAGGTATGTTCACTAGAATGTATAAGATTGGTCGTAATAATCATGTGGTTTGGGATGAGGCTCATTTTGGTAAGTTCGGTTCCTACTACCTGAGACACGAATTCTACCATGATGTTCATCCACCCCTAGGTAAAATGCTTGTTGGACTATCTGGTTACTTGGCTGGCTACAATGGTTCTTGGGACTTCCCCTCTGGTGAAGTTTATCCCGACTATATCGATTACGTCAAAATGAGATTATTCCAGGCAATGTTTTCATCGCTGTGCGTACCACTGGCCTATTTCACAGGGAGGGCTATCGGATTTTCTAGGCTGAGTGTTTGGCTATTTACAATTCTAGTTATTTTTGAGAATTCCTACGCAACATTGGGTAAATTCATTCTCCTAGATTCAATgttgcttttctttactgTCTCTTCTTACTTTTGTCTTGCCAAATTCCATACCATGAGGAAGTCTTCCTTTTCGGTTAAATGGTGGCTATGGTTATGCCTCACCGGGTTAAATTTGGGTTGTGCAATATCTGTGAAAATGGTAGgtcttttcatcatcagcGTAGTAGGCATTTACACCATCAGCGAACTATGGAATCTCCTAAGTGATAAATCGGTATCTTGGAAGGTTTATGTCAACCATTGGCTGGCAAGAATATTTGGGCTTATCATTATTCCTGTTTGCGTTTTTTTACTATGTTTTAAAATTCATTTCGATTTACTGTCCAACTCAGGGCCTGGGGACTCTACCATGCCATCATTATTCCAGGCTAGTCTGAACGGTACAAAAGTGGGTAAGGGACCACGTGATGTTGCCTTGGGGTCTTCTATTATTTCCATCAAAAACCAAGCATTAGGAGGCGCTTTATTGCATTCTCATGTTCAACCGTTTCCAGAAGGTTCTGGGCAGCAACAAGTGACTGTCTATGGTTACAGTGATGCCAACAATGAATGgttctttcaaagaattaGGGGATTCGAACCCTGGACTGATGCTGAGAACAAGACAATCGAATTTGTCAAGGGCGGCGAAATGTATAGGTTAATGCATCGCGTTACAGGCAAGAATCTACACACCCATGAGGTTCCAGCTCCCATATCGAAAAGCGAATATGAAGTGTCTGCTTATGGAGATGTTGACCTAGGTGACTACAAAGATAACTGGATTATAGAAATCGTTGAACAAGTGGGGAAAGAAGATCCAACATTGTTACATCCTCTTTCCACGTCTTTCCGtatcaaaaattctatACTGGGCTGCTATTTAGCTCAGTCAGGTAATCATTTGCCAGAGTGGGGTTTTAGACAAGGAGAAGTTGTCTGTTTAAAACATGCCTCCAAAAGGGATAAGAGAACCTGGTGGAATATCGAAACacatgaaaatgaaaggttaccagaggaagaaaattttgtgTATCCAAAGACTTCATTCTTCAGGAATTTCATGCAGTTAAATTCAGCAATGATGGCAACCAACAATGCTTTGGTACCAAACCCTGAAAAGTTTGATGGTATAACTTCATCTGCTTGGCAATGGCCAACTCTAAACGTCGGAGTAAGATTATGCGAGTGGAGTGAAAAATCTGTAAAATACTTTTTATTAGGATCTCCTGCGTCCGTCTGGCCTTCAAGCATCGCTGTTTGTGCACTGATAGTACACGTTATATTTTTAACTCTGAAATGGCAGAGACAACATGTTGTTCTATCCGATCCTGTTGAACGTGACGTATTCTTTATGGCAGCATTTTATCCGTTGCTGGCTTGGCTTTTACATTATATGCCATTTGTAGTCATGTCAAGAGTTGTATACGCTCACCACTATCTACCCACCCTTTATTTTGCCTTAATGATTTTGTCATATTACTTCGATATGTTTACCAAACGTTGGGCTACAAGAAGTACCGGCAAATTACTAAGGCTGGGCGCTTATATTGCATATGGATCACTCGTAATTGCTGgatttttctatttctctCCGTTTAGTTTTGGGATGGATGGTCCAGTAGAAGATTACGCGTACTTGGCATGGCTACCTACGTGGCAAATTGTTGAAGACATACGTAACAGATAGATATATAGAGTGATTGAAAGTTTATCTTTGccatataaaaaaaattaagtgATACACCagacaattttttccacCAATACCTTCTTTATCGTAACAAAGCTAGTGTACTTCTAACAATATGAAGCTATTGATTTAGTCTGCACTAAAAAGTGCGAGAAAAAATGCTTGAGTGCTAAACAATGCTTATACGCAGTTGTATGTGAAATGTATCAAACCATGGTCAAGGTTTATATCTTAATCAGATTTGTAGTTTTCAGGTATATAAGATGAAAGTCTCTGGTGAATACCTTTAGCGAATATTATAAAATCTACTGAGTTATTCTATTGGAATCTAGAAAATCGGAAAAGTTTTGTATTCTGATATCTCTTGTGCTATGTGGTGTTAACACTTGTCCACGAAAAGGTACGCTACCCTGGACGCTAACAACACTTTCCAGTGGTGGTGATTGTACTGTGGTAAGAGATCTTTGTGAAGTGGAAGCAGGGTGATAATGATGTGCAGTTGGTGGTATCGTTAGTTTATTTTGTGTGATTGTTACTTTCTGTAT harbors:
- the PMT3 gene encoding dolichyl-phosphate-mannose-protein mannosyltransferase PMT3 (Protein O-mannosyltransferase~similar to YOR321W); this encodes MPYRVATGYSEKSTNDELIWRRPIVKEELENGDNFLMDDAKSYDKVKNENAVSHLDTIVMPIIFTALGMFTRMYKIGRNNHVVWDEAHFGKFGSYYLRHEFYHDVHPPLGKMLVGLSGYLAGYNGSWDFPSGEVYPDYIDYVKMRLFQAMFSSLCVPLAYFTGRAIGFSRLSVWLFTILVIFENSYATLGKFILLDSMLLFFTVSSYFCLAKFHTMRKSSFSVKWWLWLCLTGLNLGCAISVKMVGLFIISVVGIYTISELWNLLSDKSVSWKVYVNHWLARIFGLIIIPVCVFLLCFKIHFDLLSNSGPGDSTMPSLFQASLNGTKVGKGPRDVALGSSIISIKNQALGGALLHSHVQPFPEGSGQQQVTVYGYSDANNEWFFQRIRGFEPWTDAENKTIEFVKGGEMYRLMHRVTGKNLHTHEVPAPISKSEYEVSAYGDVDLGDYKDNWIIEIVEQVGKEDPTLLHPLSTSFRIKNSILGCYLAQSGNHLPEWGFRQGEVVCLKHASKRDKRTWWNIETHENERLPEEENFVYPKTSFFRNFMQLNSAMMATNNALVPNPEKFDGITSSAWQWPTLNVGVRLCEWSEKSVKYFLLGSPASVWPSSIAVCALIVHVIFLTLKWQRQHVVLSDPVERDVFFMAAFYPLLAWLLHYMPFVVMSRVVYAHHYLPTLYFALMILSYYFDMFTKRWATRSTGKLLRLGAYIAYGSLVIAGFFYFSPFSFGMDGPVEDYAYLAWLPTWQIVEDIRNR